The Desmodus rotundus isolate HL8 chromosome 3, HLdesRot8A.1, whole genome shotgun sequence genome includes a region encoding these proteins:
- the DUSP22 gene encoding dual specificity protein phosphatase 22 isoform X6: MTVTDFGWEDALHTVRAGRSCANPNLGFQRQLQEFEKHEVHQYRQWLKEEYGENPLRDAEEARNILGKYKEQGRMEAPPGVWRGTSLQALPPLAYTNYTTET, from the exons ATGACCGTCACTGACTTTGGCTGGGAAGACGCCCTGCACACTGTGCGTGCCGGGAGGTCCTGTGCTAACCCCAACCTGGGCTTCCAGAGGCAGCTGCAGGAGTTTGAGAAGCATGAAGTCCATCAG TACCGGCAGTGGCTGAAGGAAGAATATGGAGAGAACCCCTTGAGGGATGCAGAAGAAGCCAGAAACATTCTGGGTAAATATAAAGAGCAAGGGCGCATGGAGGCCCCACCTGGCGTGTGGAGGGGGACCAGCTTGCAGGCCCTGCCTCCTCTGGCCTACACCAACTATACTACGGAAACCTAA